In Acidobacteriota bacterium, the DNA window CGCACGCACGAGACCTCCAGTCACTCACCCGCCGTCACTTCTTCAAGCAGGCGGGGTTCGGCATCGGCGGGGCCGCGCTCGCGTCGCTGATGCAGGAGCGCCTGCTGGCGCACGCCGCGCAACAGCTGGCGCCGACGATCGCGCCCAAGGCCAGGCAGGTCATCTTCCTCTTCATGGCCGGCGCGCCGTCGCAGCTCGACCTGTTCGACGACAAGCCCGCGCTGCGCAAGTACGACGGCCAGGAGATCCCGGCAGACATCGTGAAGGGCGAGCGGTTCGCCTTCATCAAGGGCGCGCCGCGACTGCTGGGATCGCCGTACCAGTTCCGCCGGCACGGCCAGTCGGGGCACGAGATCTCCGACCTGCTGCCGCACACCGCCGCCATCGCCGACCGCATCACGATCGTCAAGTCGATGTCGACCACGCAGTTCAATCACGCGCCGGCCCAGATCTTCATGAACACGGGCCACCAGATCCTCGGCCGGCCGAGCATGGGCTCGTGGCTGTCGTACGGTCTCGGCGCGGAGTCGAAGGACCTGCCGGCGTTCGTGGTGCTGCTCTCCGGCGAGAACAATCCCGACGGTGGCAAGTCCTGCTGGGGCTCGGGATTCCTCCCGACGACACACCAGGGCGTCGAGTTCCGGAGTGGCGCGGATCCCGTGTTGTTCGTGTCGAATCCCGACGGCGTGGACGCGCCGCTTCGACGAGCCTCGCTCGACGCGATCAAGGATCTCAACAGCCTGCAGCAGTCGGCCGTTGGCGATCCGGAGATCGACACGCGCATCGCCGCGTACGAGCTCGCGTATCGCATGCAGACGAGCGTGCCCGAGTTGACGGACATCTCGAGCGAGCCGGCGTCGATTCACGAGTTGTACGGCACGCAGCCTGGCCAGACGTCGTTTGCCAACAACTGCCTGCTCGCACGACGCCTCGTCGAACGCGGCGTGCGGTTCGTGCAGCTCTATCACCGCGGCTGGGACACGCACGGGTCCGGCTTCGGCGACGACGTGATCGAGAAGCTGCCGCGCCTGTGCCGTCAGACCGACAAGCCGGCCGCGGCGCTGGTACGCGATCTGGATCAGCGCGGCCTGCTCGAGTCGACGCTCGTCGTGTGGGGCGGCGAGTTCGGGCGCACACCGATGAACGAGGCACGCAACGGATCGAAGTTCCTCGGCCGCGATCACCACCCACGCGCGTTCACGATGTGGATGGCCGGCGGCGGCATCAAGCCGGGGATCACGTATGGCGAGACCGACGATCTCGGCTACAACATCACGAAGGATCCGGTGGAGGTCCACGATCTCCACGCGACGATGCTGCACCTGCTCGGCGTCGACCACGAAAAGCTGATCTACCACTTCCAGGGACGCCCCTTCCGCCTCACCGACGTCAGCGGCAAGGTGATCACGGGCCTGCTCGCGTGAGCCTGTCGCGCGGTCGATCGCCGAGCGCGGCCGTTGCGCCGGCGTGGGTGGCGCTCTGTCTGTGCGCGCTGCTCGTCTCGTCCTGCGGAAGACCGGCACCACGCACGGCGCCTGGCACGACGGCATCGCGTCAGCAGCAGGTGACCATTTCGGTGGTCGCCACCACCGACGTCCACGGCCGGATCGGGAGCCTGCCCTGGCTGTCCGGTCACCTGAAGAATCTCCGCGACGTGCGACGCGCCCACGGTGGCGACGTCCTGCTCGTCGACGCGGGCGACATGTGGCAGGGCACGCTCGAGTCGAACCTCGGCGAAGGCGCGGCGATGGTCCGCGCGTACAACGCGATCGGGTACCACGCGGCAGCCATCGGCAACCACGAATTCGACTTCGGACCGGCCGGCGCGCAGACGGTCCCGCGCAAGCCGGGCGACAACCCGACAGGCAACATCGAGGTGCGCGCCAGGCAGGCGCGCTTCCCGCTCCTCGCCGCCAACATCGTCAGGCGCGATGGCCGGCCGTGGACACCGCCCAACGTCATGCCGTCGACGATGATCACGATGGCCGGCGTGCGCATCGGCCTCGTCGGCGTGACAACGGCGGGAACGCGACAGAGCACCGACCCACGCAATCTCGTCGACCTGGAGATCCTGCCGCTGCGCGATGCGATCGAACGCGAAGCCACGCAGCTCCGCCAGGCAGGCGCCACCGTCATCATCGTCCTCGCGCACGCCGGTGGCGGGTGTACGAGCTTTGCCGACGCCGAGGATCTGTCCGCGTGCCGAACGCAGGGCGAGATCTTCCAGGTCGCGCGCGCGCTCCCGCCTGGGCTGGTCGACATGATCGCCGCGGGCCATGCGCATGACGGCATCGCGCACCGCGTCAATGGCATTCCCGTCGTGGAAGCGTACGAACGCGGACGCGGGTTCAGTCGCGTGGACCTCGCGATCGGACCTGACGGCCGTGTGACGCACGCAACGATTCATCAGCCGCGTCCGCTGTGCGACGGCGTCACGTGGGAGGACGTGCGTCCGTGGGATCCTGCCGCGTGCGCGCCGCCGGCGTACGAGGGGCGGCCCGTGATGTACGACGCGCGCATGGAGGCGGCGGTACGCAAGGACCTCAGGGCCGCGCAGCGCGCACGCGAGGAACCCCTCGGCGTGACCACCGAGCGCGCGTACCTGCACTCGACGCGCGACGAGTCGCCGGCGAGCCATCTGGTCGTCGATCTGCTGAAGGCCTCGTACCCAGACGCCGACCTCGCGTTCTACAACGCCACGGGGACGCGCGCGAGCCTGCCGCCAGGTCCGATCACATACGGCGCGCTGTACGCACTCCTCCCCTTCGACAGCGTGGTGGCCACGGCGCGGCTGCGGGCAGGCGCGATCGGCGAGGCCATCGTGCGCGCCGTGACGCGCGGACCGATCCCCATCATCTCGGGCGTGGAGGTGGACGTGACGTGCGTGGCCGGCGCGCCGCACGCGGCGATCCTGCGCAACGGTCGACCCGTGCCTGACGACACGGTACTGACCATGGTGACCAGCGAGTTCATCGCGGCCGGGGGTGCGGGATATTTCCCCGACATGGAGCGGCAGTTCACGCTGCGGCTCGACACCCCGATGCGCCAGTCGATCGTCGCGGCGCTGCGAGCCATTGCCAAGGATCCCGACCCGGACGCCCTCACCCGCGTGGACCGCGACAGCAAACGCATCCGCGTTCCCGGCAACACCTATCCGGTGCGCTGTACGCCGTAGTACGGCACCGGGCACCGGGCACCGGATTGAACGACGTCGACTCGGTGTACCAGCCGGACTCCATCCGACGGTTACGCGTTGTGGGTGGTCAGCCTCGCAGCTGGCGCAAGGCCGCGGTCCAGCGCGCGAGCTCTCTCAGCATCGCCTTGGCGGACGCGTCGAGGCGCTCGTCGGACACGAATCGGCCATCCGCGTCGAGGCGCGTCGTGAACATCGGAATGCACACCGCTTCGGCGATCGGCACCATGCGGAGCGCGGTCATCGTGAGCTTCGTGTCCTGCTGGGCACGCAGGCCGCCGGAGATGCCGCCGTAGCTCACGAACGCCGCGGGCTTGTACGCCCATTCGGTCGACAGGTACGTGAACGCATTGAGCAGGCTCGGCGGCGTACTGAAGTTGTATTCCGGCGACACGAACACGAAGGCGTCGGCCCGATCGACGGTCTCGCTCCAGCGGATCGTGTGCGGATGCACGTACTTGCGCAGTCGAGGGTGCTCAGGCTCGTCGAACACCGGCAGGCCGACCTCGGCGAGATCCACCATCTCGATGTCGAACCCTTCGAAGGCGCGCGCCTGCTGCTCGAACCACGCGGCAACGGCCGGTCCCTTGCGAGTCGGCCGCGTACTGACGATGACGATCTGAAGAAGAGGCATGGACGCTCAGTATGGCAGTTTGACGAGCCACGCTTCGTGCACCCGCGAGAACTGTCGCCAGTTCCTGTCGCTCTCGTCGATGTCGTCGAAGGTCAGCACGACCCGCCGGCTGCGCACGGCATCGGCCGGCACATCGAACTCCTTCGGGTCGCCGAGCGTCGTCGAGTCGTGTCGTGGCGTGACGGGCACGCCGTTGATGCGCAGCCGCACCGCGCCGTTGCCGTTCAGTCGCACCACGTAGCGCGCCAACGGATCGATCTGTTCGTAGACCAGCGCGATCGGCCAGCGCAGGCTCACCTGCCACGACAGGCGTTTGCGACTGCGCCCGCTGTCCTCCCACTGGACGTGCGGCATGGGACCGTCTTCGAGCTCCGGTGGATTGGCGCCGCTGATGCGTGCCTTGCGCACGCGCGGCGACCGCCCCACGTGACCGAGATCGTCGTAGAACCCGCCAGGTCCGGGCGACTCCCACCGCGCGAGGGTATCGAGTCGCGCGACGCGCGCCGGTTCGTCGGGCAAGGCGAGCGCCTTTGTCATCTCGTCCTCGAGCCACCACCTGTTGTTCAGCGGGAAGTCGAGGAAGTCCAGCACGGCCCCGCGTTCGGTGCCGCTCGCCTGGTAGTTCGGCGTGTCGAGCTGCATGCCGATCGACGTGAACAGCGCCTTGCCGAGCGCGAGCACACGCGTGCGCCACGCGTCGTACGGCGGCGCCGGCGTGTCGGCCTCGGACAGGATGGACCGCGCCTTCGCGACGGCCGCCATCGCGCCAGTCGTGCCCGCTTCCGCGAGTGCGGCATTGGCACCCTGCTCGATGGTCGTCTCGCGCAGGAGGCGATGCCGCAGCGCCGCGTCGTAGTACGCGCGCAGGAGCGCCTGTTGCCAGCGCCAGTTGCCGGCGAGCGCCGGCGCGTCTGTCTCGAGACGTTGCCATGACAGCAGCGTGCCATCGACGGCGCCGTTGGTCGCGAGCGGCCCTTCCCAGTTCTTCTCGAGTGCAAGCAGGCCATCTGCGGCGCGCTCGGCCACGGCGCTGCCGAAGAACAGCCGCGTGTAGCCGAGGACGATGTCGCGCGGCGTCTCTGCCGGCGACCACGCCTTCCGGCTCCAGATCGCCTTGTTCACATCGTCGTTCACGCCGTCGGAGTAGCTGATGAACCCGTCGGTGTGCGACGCGATGCGATCGTGAAGCGTCGCGTAGAACACGGGACGCGGATTGATCGGCTCGCGACCGAGCGTGAAGGCGAACGCCGGATCCCAGTCGGGCACGACGTACTGCGCGCGAACGGCGTGCGTCACGTCGGGGTAGTCGCGCAGGCGATAGCGCGGGTGCAGGCGCGCGCGCGTGATGGCGATGGGCGGACTGCTCGGACCGGCCACGAGCCCGCCGAGCCACCAGCGCGGCGTGTCGTTGATCTGCGTGTAAATCCAGTCGATCTGCGCGGCGCTGAACCATTGCAGCGACAGCCAGACCTTCGCGTTCGGGTGGTACTTCCGCACGCGCGTGGCGACGTCCTCCAGATACGGCAGCACGAGTTCAGGCGCGTTGTGACCCGGGTCGCCGCCCGGAACGAAGATCGCGTCGAGGCGCGGCATCTTCGCAAAGAGCGCGTCGAGCGTATCGAGGGCCTCGACTCGCTTGGGCGCGTCGGCGAGATCGAAGTCGGCAGGCGTCCAGATCCAGTAGTCGAGGCCGTACTTCTGGCAGACGCGGCTGATGGCGACGTTCATCGCTTCGCGCGACAGCGTGAAGTGCGGACTCATCCGCGTGTCCTGCAGCGGGATGTTCTCGATGCTGTTGGCACCAAAGAGCGCGAGCTCGCGGATGTAGCGGTCGTAGCGCGCCTCGTCCCACGCGTCGTAGGTGTTCGAATGTTGACGATACCCGAGCTGATGCCCGCGTATCGCATAAGCAGGAGACGACGAGATGTCGAGCGGGATGGGGAGTCCGGTCGTGCTCGACGAGCTGCCGCCGGGTGTCCATCGCAGCGTGCGCAGCAGTTGGCCGACGCCGAAGAGCGCACCACGCGCGTCGGCGCCGTTCACCCAGACCACACGCTTGTCGCCGGTCGACGTGGCGGTCAGGTGGAAGCCCTCGGGGCGCTTCGCGCCGGCGCCCGACCGCGGAACGGCCGGCGATCCGGCCCACGGCGTGCTGCCTGACTGGAGTCCCGCGGCGACGACGATCGCGGCACGACCGTCGGAAGGCCACGTCTCGACGATGGCGGGCCGCGCGCCGAGGCGTGCCTCCAGTTCTTCCTGGAGCACCTGCGCCGCCATCCGCTCGGCTGACGGTGCGTTCGGCCTGACGACGATCGTGCCGGGCACGAGCGGGATGAGGTCTGGCGACGCCGCCGCGGCCGTGAGGGGCGCGAAGAGGAACGCGGCGACGAGAGTGGCGAGGCACCGTCGGAGCTGTTGCACGGGTGCATCCTACATCTACCGATCTCGGTAGTGCGCGACGTTCGGCTCCGCTCAGGTCGTCCTGAGCCTGCCCCAAGGGCGCAGGGCAGACCCTGCCGTTCCCGTTCCTCCAGCAGCAGGGCGTACGGCCCGGCGATCCGCGATGGGGCGGATGACGTCCCGGCGGGACGGCCCCGTGGCGCGCGGGGAACCTGCCGGCGCGAGCACTCTCAGAGGCCGCTCGTGGTGCGCGCGCTCATCGCGTGCCTGCGATCAGGCGATCGAGCGCCGCGAAGATGCGGTCCTCGACAGACGTGTCGAACGGCCCCGGCTGCACGTAGTACAGGAGCGCGCCGCCGCCTTCATACCCGCCTTCCTGCAGGATGCGACGCGACGGCACGTAGCCGAAGACGTCGTTGGCGTAGCCGACGGGCCAGATGTTGGCGTCGGGGTGTTCGCGCCGCAGGCGGAGCGCGTAGTCCACCACCACTTCCCCACCGATCGCGACGAGCGTCACGTCCTTGCCGATGCGCCACACCTGCAATGGAATGCCGTGCGCGCGGGGCAGGCGTCCGTCGCGGGCCGAGATGCGATCCATCTCGCGCGCATGACGCGCCACGTAGGGATCGGCGAGCCCGAAGCGCGCCTTCCACTGCTCGGGCGTGAGCGCCGCTTCGAACGGCAATTCAGTCACGCCATAGGCGGCACGGGCGTCGCCGGTGACGGGCGTCAACGTCGACAGGGCTCCGCTCACCGCGCGCGCCAGTTCCTCGCCGTGCCGCTGCACGTCGTCGCGCGTGCCGCGCGGTTTCGGATTCGCATCGGCACCGCACCCGGACATGAAGAGCGCCGTCACACCCGGATTGGCTGCCTCGATGGCGGCCTGCGCAACGCCGGCATAGTCGCCGTGCCACTCGACGTTCTCGGCAGACAGCGTGGTGTTGTGACACGCGTAGCTGAAGAGCACCGCTCTGGCACGACCGCCGACGTCCACGCGCAGCACCGGTACGCGATGGTCGACGGGACCGTTCTCGCCGAACTGCACGCGGCGATTCGCGGCAAAGGCGGCGGTCGTCGCGCCGGTGTGCAGCGTGGCGGGCGCGAGCGCGGCGATCGCCTTGCCGATGACGCCGACGATCTGATCCTCGAGCGTCGCGGTGTAGGCCTCGATGTCGCGCACCTGCTGTGGCGTGACGTCGTAGGCCACCATGAGCTGCGCGTCGACCACGGGACCGCTGTGCGTGTGGCTTGCCGCGAGCAGCAGGCGTTCGCGCGCCAGGCGATGCGCCTTCGCGACGCGCGCGCTGATGCGAGCGGCCATGCCGTCGGTCACGCCGAGCAGGTCGAGCGTCACGACGACGAGGCGCCGGCCGCCGGCGTCTTCGAGTGCGAGCGCCTTGGCGTGCAGGGGCATCGCGGTGCCCTGCGACGGCCGCGTGCGCGCCGCGAATCCCGCCATCCAGAGCGATGACGTGGGCGTGATGTCGGCAACGGCCACGCCCGCGCGCCAGCGGGCCGCGGACACGCGAATCGAAGAGAGCGGCGCCAGTGCAGCGGCAGAAAGGAACGCGCGACGATCGATGGTCATGGCAACGAGCCGGATCTTATGCCATCGCATGCGCACCAGCGTCAGCGGCGGCGTGCGACGAATGCGGGGCCGGCGGCGGTGTGGAGCGTGAGGACGCCTGCGTCGCTCAGCTCGTACCGCGCCAGGTTGCGTAACGCCGTGAGGAACGCCGCTTCCTGCGCCATCAGCGGTGCCTCGCACCCGCGCAGCGACGCGATTGGCATCGTGATCGTGAGGCGATCGCCCGTGATCGCGTACGCTGCGCTGTACGTGTTGCACGACGTCGACCCTGCCACCCGTCCGTCGGCCCCGAACGTCATCGTCACGCGCGAGGCTTCGACGATCGGGCCGCCCTGGATCTGCTCCACGAACCATATGCCACCGCGCAGGCGCGCCAGCGGGTCGCCCTCGTCGCGCGACGGGGTCGTGAGGCGGCGGATGAGGATCGTCTCTTCCGCGTCGTACGGCGTGCCGTCGGTGCGGAACACTTCGTGGAACCACACCGACGGCTCGCGATCCACATACGGGCGGCGCCACGAATCCCACGGCAGGTGCGTCTGGGCCTTGCCCTGTACGAGGCCCCAGTTGATCGCGCCAACGCCGTGCCGCTTCAGGATCGGCAGCGATCCCTGGAACGTGCTGCCGTTGCCGCGCGCCATGTACTCGGTGCAGATGATGGGCCGCTTGTAGGTCTGCAACTGCGTGATGCGGGCTTCCAGCTGCGCTGGCGGGTCGTAGCTGTGGAAGCTGACGATGTCCGACAGCGCGAGCTGCAGGCGGTCGATGGCGGGCAGGTCGAGCATCTTCGACCAGTCGCCGCCGCGCCACAACCCGCTCGTGATGGGCTGCGTGGGCGACGCGGCGCGCGCCCACGCGAATACCTGCGGCAGGAGCGCGAGCACGAGCTCGCCCTTGTTCTTCGGCTCCAGGCTGCTGTAGGCAGGCTCGTTCATGTTGTCGACCTCGTTCCAGAGATCCCACGCGAGCACGCGCGCATCGTCCTTGAAGCGGCTGACAACGGCCTTCACGTATGTTTCGAGTCGCGGCCAGTGCGAGGGATCTTCGAGCGCGACCTTGCCGGGGCTCTGCAGCCAGCCCGAGTTGTGCACGCCAGGACGCGGCGGGCGCTGCGGACCGAGCGCGGGGAACGGATCCCATACGGAGTCGAACAGCACGAGCATCGGCCTGATGCGATGCTTCTGCGCGATGGTCAGGAACGTGTCGACGCGGCGCAGGAAGCCTTCAGGATCCTGCTGATATGCGAGGTCGTGCAGGAACACGCGCATCGTGTTCATGCCGATCGCGGCGGCCCATCCGAGCTCGAGATCGATGCGCTTCGGGTCGAACGTGTCGGCCTGCCACATCTCGAGTTCGTTGATCGCCGTCGCCGGCACGTAGTTCGCCCCGACGAGGAACCCCTGCCGCGCATACCACTCGTTGGCACGTGCCTCGGTCCACCTCTCCGACGCCCACGCCGTAACCCCCAGTACGTGCACGGCCACCAGCAGCCCCGTCAGTCGCCCTGCAATCCCGATTGTCGACATGCAGGGGACTGTAACAGGGAATGCCGACCCGCCCGTCTACCAACCGCCGAAGAGGTCGTCCCAGCAGGCAGCGACTTCGGCGCGCTGCGCGTCCGGGATGGAAGGCGTGAACGGGAGGGCGTCGGCACAGGCCATGGCGTCGAGCCACGTGGCGACCGCCGAGACGTCGCGGGCGATCACCGACGCCGACACGCGCGACAGGTCATCGTCGGGACGATGATGGAAGAAACGGCCGCCATCACAGTTGACGCGATAGTGGAACGCGCCGGGCAGCCCCGCGGCGATGAAGGGAAAGTGGTCCGCGTACGGCACGACGGCGGTCACCGTCTGGTAGTACATCCCTTCGCCCCTGAAGTACGGCCTGAACGACGTCTCGAAATCAGGGTGCGCGTTGACGTAGACCTGCAGCCAGCCGAGCGGCGAGCCATAGCTGTCCAGGTTGTACATGCAGCGCCCGCGGCTCGACACCTCGTCGCGGTGCGCGCGCACGTACGCGGCCGATCCCACCGACAACTGTTCTTCGGCGCCGAACGAGATGAGCCGCACGGTGCGACGTCGCGCTCGCGGTGCCAGCAGGCGCGCCAGTTCCATCACGCCGACCACGCCAGACCCGTTGTCGTCGGCGCCCGGCGATCCGGCCTGCGTGTCGTGGTGCGCGCTCGCGTACAGGATCTCGTCGGCCTTGTCGGTACCAGGCAGATCGATGACGACGTTCTGCGACGTCGCGGGGACCATGCCGCCCACGACGCGGCACCGCGCGGCCGTGGCGCCGTCAACCACCCACTGCCAGGCATCCTGATGCGCGACGTTGAGTGTCGGCACCGCACCGATCGCGGCCGTGTACGCCGGGAACATCCCGTCGGCCAGCGGCGTGGCGCCCGGGTACCGCGTATCGACCATCAACAGGAACGCCGGCTGCGCCGCCATCAGCCGCGCGTACGCGGCGCGCGACTCGATATGGCACCCGAGGTGGATGACGGCCTTGCCGCGCACGTATGACAGGTCATCGCGCTGATAGTCGGTCGGCGTGAGCACGACGATGTCCGCCGTGCGCCACTGGCCATCGGTACCGGGCGTGCTGCTGAACAGCGAGCACGGATACGCGCGCCATGTCTCGCCGATCCGGATCTCGAGCTGCTCTTCGGACACGGCGCGCGCCCGGACGGGAAATGTCTCATCCCACGCGTCGGCGCCGATATCGGTGGCGGCGCGGCGCACGAGATCCGCAGCTGCAGCTTCGACAGGCGTGCCGGCCAGCCTGACCCCGATGTCTTCAACGAGCACACGGAGGTCGGCGGCGATACGAGCAGGAGAAGCGGACAGCATCAGACGGAAGTCAAGGGGAAGGAAGGACACGCAGGGAGGGCCGGGCTCGGAGAGCCCGGTCCTCCCTATCCCGTGCGTCAGAACGACACACGCACGCCGAGCTGCACCTGCCGCGGGTCGCCGGTGCTGGTGATCGTGCCGAAGGCGTTCGAGCTGAGATTGCCGTTCGGGGGGTTGAAGTTGCTGCGGTTGAGAAGGTTGAACGCCTCGGCGCGCACCTCGATGCGCGT includes these proteins:
- a CDS encoding DUF1501 domain-containing protein, translated to HARDLQSLTRRHFFKQAGFGIGGAALASLMQERLLAHAAQQLAPTIAPKARQVIFLFMAGAPSQLDLFDDKPALRKYDGQEIPADIVKGERFAFIKGAPRLLGSPYQFRRHGQSGHEISDLLPHTAAIADRITIVKSMSTTQFNHAPAQIFMNTGHQILGRPSMGSWLSYGLGAESKDLPAFVVLLSGENNPDGGKSCWGSGFLPTTHQGVEFRSGADPVLFVSNPDGVDAPLRRASLDAIKDLNSLQQSAVGDPEIDTRIAAYELAYRMQTSVPELTDISSEPASIHELYGTQPGQTSFANNCLLARRLVERGVRFVQLYHRGWDTHGSGFGDDVIEKLPRLCRQTDKPAAALVRDLDQRGLLESTLVVWGGEFGRTPMNEARNGSKFLGRDHHPRAFTMWMAGGGIKPGITYGETDDLGYNITKDPVEVHDLHATMLHLLGVDHEKLIYHFQGRPFRLTDVSGKVITGLLA
- a CDS encoding bifunctional metallophosphatase/5'-nucleotidase, coding for MSLSRGRSPSAAVAPAWVALCLCALLVSSCGRPAPRTAPGTTASRQQQVTISVVATTDVHGRIGSLPWLSGHLKNLRDVRRAHGGDVLLVDAGDMWQGTLESNLGEGAAMVRAYNAIGYHAAAIGNHEFDFGPAGAQTVPRKPGDNPTGNIEVRARQARFPLLAANIVRRDGRPWTPPNVMPSTMITMAGVRIGLVGVTTAGTRQSTDPRNLVDLEILPLRDAIEREATQLRQAGATVIIVLAHAGGGCTSFADAEDLSACRTQGEIFQVARALPPGLVDMIAAGHAHDGIAHRVNGIPVVEAYERGRGFSRVDLAIGPDGRVTHATIHQPRPLCDGVTWEDVRPWDPAACAPPAYEGRPVMYDARMEAAVRKDLRAAQRAREEPLGVTTERAYLHSTRDESPASHLVVDLLKASYPDADLAFYNATGTRASLPPGPITYGALYALLPFDSVVATARLRAGAIGEAIVRAVTRGPIPIISGVEVDVTCVAGAPHAAILRNGRPVPDDTVLTMVTSEFIAAGGAGYFPDMERQFTLRLDTPMRQSIVAALRAIAKDPDPDALTRVDRDSKRIRVPGNTYPVRCTP
- a CDS encoding NAD(P)H-dependent oxidoreductase, with protein sequence MPLLQIVIVSTRPTRKGPAVAAWFEQQARAFEGFDIEMVDLAEVGLPVFDEPEHPRLRKYVHPHTIRWSETVDRADAFVFVSPEYNFSTPPSLLNAFTYLSTEWAYKPAAFVSYGGISGGLRAQQDTKLTMTALRMVPIAEAVCIPMFTTRLDADGRFVSDERLDASAKAMLRELARWTAALRQLRG
- a CDS encoding neutral/alkaline non-lysosomal ceramidase N-terminal domain-containing protein — encoded protein: MTIDRRAFLSAAALAPLSSIRVSAARWRAGVAVADITPTSSLWMAGFAARTRPSQGTAMPLHAKALALEDAGGRRLVVVTLDLLGVTDGMAARISARVAKAHRLARERLLLAASHTHSGPVVDAQLMVAYDVTPQQVRDIEAYTATLEDQIVGVIGKAIAALAPATLHTGATTAAFAANRRVQFGENGPVDHRVPVLRVDVGGRARAVLFSYACHNTTLSAENVEWHGDYAGVAQAAIEAANPGVTALFMSGCGADANPKPRGTRDDVQRHGEELARAVSGALSTLTPVTGDARAAYGVTELPFEAALTPEQWKARFGLADPYVARHAREMDRISARDGRLPRAHGIPLQVWRIGKDVTLVAIGGEVVVDYALRLRREHPDANIWPVGYANDVFGYVPSRRILQEGGYEGGGALLYYVQPGPFDTSVEDRIFAALDRLIAGTR
- a CDS encoding META domain-containing protein gives rise to the protein MSTIGIAGRLTGLLVAVHVLGVTAWASERWTEARANEWYARQGFLVGANYVPATAINELEMWQADTFDPKRIDLELGWAAAIGMNTMRVFLHDLAYQQDPEGFLRRVDTFLTIAQKHRIRPMLVLFDSVWDPFPALGPQRPPRPGVHNSGWLQSPGKVALEDPSHWPRLETYVKAVVSRFKDDARVLAWDLWNEVDNMNEPAYSSLEPKNKGELVLALLPQVFAWARAASPTQPITSGLWRGGDWSKMLDLPAIDRLQLALSDIVSFHSYDPPAQLEARITQLQTYKRPIICTEYMARGNGSTFQGSLPILKRHGVGAINWGLVQGKAQTHLPWDSWRRPYVDREPSVWFHEVFRTDGTPYDAEETILIRRLTTPSRDEGDPLARLRGGIWFVEQIQGGPIVEASRVTMTFGADGRVAGSTSCNTYSAAYAITGDRLTITMPIASLRGCEAPLMAQEAAFLTALRNLARYELSDAGVLTLHTAAGPAFVARRR
- a CDS encoding M28 family peptidase; its protein translation is MLSASPARIAADLRVLVEDIGVRLAGTPVEAAAADLVRRAATDIGADAWDETFPVRARAVSEEQLEIRIGETWRAYPCSLFSSTPGTDGQWRTADIVVLTPTDYQRDDLSYVRGKAVIHLGCHIESRAAYARLMAAQPAFLLMVDTRYPGATPLADGMFPAYTAAIGAVPTLNVAHQDAWQWVVDGATAARCRVVGGMVPATSQNVVIDLPGTDKADEILYASAHHDTQAGSPGADDNGSGVVGVMELARLLAPRARRRTVRLISFGAEEQLSVGSAAYVRAHRDEVSSRGRCMYNLDSYGSPLGWLQVYVNAHPDFETSFRPYFRGEGMYYQTVTAVVPYADHFPFIAAGLPGAFHYRVNCDGGRFFHHRPDDDLSRVSASVIARDVSAVATWLDAMACADALPFTPSIPDAQRAEVAACWDDLFGGW